In the Candidatus Deferrimicrobium sp. genome, AATGAAATCCCAATTAGGGGTGGACGCATTACGGATGAGGAAAGTTAAAAAAGGTAGTCACGTTGGCGGCCTCAATCGCGGCAGACAGCAGACGACAGATCGAGAGATGTATTGGGCCAAGATGCAAGCCGCGGCGGAAAGAATTTGGGAGAAAGACCCTACCCGAAGCAAACTGGCAGTAGCGGTGAAACTTGGAGATAAATTTCCAGATTCAGTGCGAACTATCAGATTACGAATAAAGAAGCCCACCCGGTAATTGGCAGTCAGCCCCCCTGCTTGCCTGTAAGTATTTGATTCATAAGGGTTTTTGCTTGACAAGGGGATTGATCCTGTCCTATCCTGCATCTACCTAACATTTCCGGGGGTGCAGGATGCCATATTTGCTCACAACGAACGAAGTTGCACGGCGGCTCTCCGTTGTTCCTCTTACTATCTACCGACTGACAAAGCGTGGGTTGCTCCGCCCGCGACGCATCGGCCGGCTCCTCAGGTTTGAGGAGGCCGATGTGGAGCGTTTCCTCCGTGAAGAAACTACCCACGGCCTGGGAAAGGGCGACGCCGCATGACCGGCTTCCTCGACCTCGCCTCAGCCGCGAAGTTTCTCGCCCGCTCTCCGCGATGGGTCAGAGGAAACCTCTCCTGGCTCCCCCATTTTCGAACGAACTTCCAACTCTTATTCCGTCCGGATGAACTGTTGGCGGCGATGGAACGATTCCGTGAGAAGCCGCAGGAGGTGGATCTCTCCGGGCTCCTGAAGCGAGTGGTTCCCTCTCCCCGTCCTCGCGGTGCCAGGGGCCGCTTCCGGAAAGGGGCTGAGTGATGGACAGAGCCCTTCTCCACGCATCCATTTCCACGTCCGTCCAGGTCGCCGATCTTTCGATCCTCGGGCAGTTGATCTTCGAGCGGATGTTTCCACACGCGGATTCACAAGGGCGGCTCCCTGGACACCCAAGGAAAGTCAAGGCGACGGTGATCCCGATGGTGGACGCCTCCGCGGAGCAGGTCGCCGAGCAACTCCAAAAGATGCACGACCTGGAACTCATCGTCTGGTATGAGCCCGATGCGGAAAAGTATGTCCAACTCGTTTCGTGGTGGCGATACCAGGATCGGCGGTTCGCTCGTCCCTCGAAGTATCCCGCTCCCGAAGGTTGGAAAGACCGGATTCGGTACAGTGATCCTCACGAACCGAAACGGTTCATCTTGGAGAATTGGGAGGGAGTGTTCGGGAGACCAAGAATCGGAAAATGCAAAGGGGATCCGCCGCCGAAACCTCCCATCCATAACTCCTACGTAGGCAACCTACATAGGCCTCCTACTCAGGAGGCCCAAAACGACCCTACTGCTTCTGCTTCTGACTTAAAACCTACATCCTCGTCCGAATCTGGCGATTCGGACTCCTCCAAGTCGTCCGGAAACGGAAAGAACACCGAAGGAGTCCAGGCGTTCTTTGACCTCTGGAACCTGGAAGCGAAGACCCTCCCGAAAGCGACGAAACTCACCGACACCCGTAGGCGGAAGATCCTGGCACGCCTTCGGGAGCGACCTCTCCAAGAGTGGGGCGAAGTGTTTCGCCGGATGGAGCGGTCGTCATTCCTCCGGGGGGAAACAGGGGGATCCTTCCGAGCCGATCTCGATTGGATCATCGCCAATGAGGGCAACACGTTCAAGGTTGTCGAGGGACGCTACGACGACCGGGAAAAGCGGTCGGCCGCTTCTCCCATGCGGGACGCAACAGGGAAGATCCTGTGAGCATCGCCCGCGAATTCATCGGACGACTCCTTCTGGCACCGCCCGATGAAGTGATCGCGGCATTCGAGGCGGTATCCCCCGCCGACATTACGGATTCGCGGTTGCGACGGATCTACTCCGGGGCCCTGGCCAGTTGGAAGGCGCACGGGATGATCCAAACCTCCGACCTGTTCTCCGATCCCGGCGACAAAGACCTTGTGTGCGCTCTCGTGGTTGAGGTTCCGAGCGTTCTCTCCCTCCCCGAACTGGTGCCCAAGATTCAGCGCGAGGGGCGAGTGGCCCAGGTCAAGGGGCTCGCGGAGGAAATCTCCCGGCAAGAAGATCCGGATACCGCCCTGCAACTCGCAGACCTACGGGTTTCGGAACTGCTCTCCAAGGCCGTCGAGAAGGACAACTCCCCTCCGGCGGTGTGGGCGAAGGTGCAGGAGAAGGCCCAACGCAACCGCGGAAAGGGCTCCATCGGCTTCCCAACCCCCTTCCGTGAACTCACTCGGAAAACGTCCGGCTTCATCCCCGGTCACCTGTGGATTCTCGGGGGGTACACCTCCCACGGAAAATCGTTCGTCGGCACGGAGTTCGTGTACCACCTCATTCAAAAAGGCGGACGCCCGATAATCTTTTCGACCGAGATGACGGTGGAGGCGACCCTTCTTCGGATTGCCGCCCGGCACTCGAGGATCCCCTCGCAACGCATCCTCCTTGCCGACATGTTGGAGTGGAACCACAAGGCGGTAGACGAGGCCTTCGCACTCATGGCGGCCTCGGGGCTGAAGGTCTACGACGACGTGTACACGGTCGATCAGATGCGGCTCAAGGCGAAACGGGACAAGGCGTATTGGGAAAATCGCCTCGACCTGGTTGTGGTCGATTTCGTCCAGAACATCCTCGGCGAAGGGAGCGTCTACGAGCGGATGTCCCGGGTCGCCATTGAACTGCAACGGATGGCGAAGGACCTCGATACCTGCGTTGTGGCCATGTCGCAAATATCCAACGAGTCCGCGAGGAACGATTCAGACTTGCTCGGGTACAAGGGCGCGGGCGAGATCGCCGCGGCGGCTGATGTTGGCCTCTGGATCAAGCGGGACGGTGAAAAACTGGATCTCCTCATCCGGAAGCATCGGCACGGTGAAACGGGGAAGATCCACTTGCAGTTCGAGGAAAACTTCACGCGGTTGACCGAGGTCTCTGGGAGCAACGCTTTGTTGCAAACGAGCAACCGATGAACCGCGCCATCCCCCTCCTCGGAGCCCAACTTGACGTGAAGCGCGGCGAGGAACGCATTGCTTCCGCTCTTGGGAAAGCGATCGCCCCGGAGTGCTTCCACCCCGAGGTTGCCCGGATGATCCAGACGGCGTTACTTCGAGCCCGTGAAGCGGTTGCGGCCTTTCCCCCGGCGATCAGGGCCGTCGAGCGGGGGAACGTGGTTTTCATGGAAGGGCGAAGGAGGAAGGGATGAGGAGCAACGACCGATCCCATCCGGGGAACCCATGCTCTGAAAACTGCTGTTCTTGGGAAAGGTCATCCCGGGGCCAAAGGAAGGGGGAAGCGGCCATTCGCCCTTGCGAGATTCACGCCACGATCCACCTGCCGAATGGGAAGAGGATCGCCATCGACAAGGTGCTCTATTCCATCCTGGACGCCCTCGCGGTTGAGGGGAGCGTCGAGCATATCAACACCGTTTTTATCCGGGTCTATCGAGGGGCAAGGAAGGGGGCTGTCGAGGTGTCCGTCATACACCCCGGATCCACTCAGAACGCCAAAAAGGGTATACGCGCACGCGAGGGGATCGGTGAACCCGCCTTGCCTGCCGAGGGAGGAAAACCCTATGCGCGCGTGTGCGCACCCGCGCGCGTTACTTAAGGGAGGGGCAACTTGGGAAAGGGTAATGATTCGATCCTCACACCAGTTCGGGCGGCCCGCGCCAAGTGCCTCGACTGCGCGGGATCCCGGAATGCCGTCAAGAGGTGCCAACGGGATTCTTGTTCGCTGTACCCATATCGTCAAGGCCGCAATCCCGCTCGTGCGGGAATCGGAGGTGGAGTGCGTTGCGAGAGTGGCCGTTTCTCACGGAAACGGGCCTCTCAAGTGGGGGGTTCCGCAACGAACCTCTCCGAGCAAGGGGAAGGTACGGGGGCTACGGGATCGCCCGTCCTGGGGAATCCTGGCTTGAAATCCGATCAGGCGACATTTCCCCCGCCACCTGTGCTCCTTCCGCGGCGTGTCTTGGGGAAGGCGGTTGAGGCATTCGTCAGAGAACTTCGGGAAGGTGGGGTTCAGGTCGAAGATCGGTCTGCTCGCGGAACCACCGGTATTGATGGATTGGCCGTCAACAGGATGATAAAATCCGAGCAGATTGAGGAAAATTGAAGGGTAAATGAGAGAAACGTCTGGTCAATTAGCACTCGATGCAGAGGATTTCGTTACTCGGGCGATCTCGCCCCTGACGGAACTCGGTGCCTACGAGGCACTGTGGGACGAGCCGAGCGCGACTTTCAAAACGATCGCTGACCTCTTCCGAAAAAAGCCGGGTGCGGTGCCCTCGGATTTCGTTTCCAACGGCAAGGCAAAGGAGTACGCGGAGAAGGCCGTCGGTTATTTCTCCAAAGCGGGCATCAAATCCTTTGGAATCCGTGTACACGGAGCGGGCGAATACCCGAACCAACTTCGGGACGCCAGACACCCCGTCGAACTCCTTTACTATCGCGGGTGGTGGGAACTCGTCGAAACCCCTTGCGTCTCAATCGTCGGAACAAGGAACCCGACGGAGGAGGGGAAGGCCAGAGCCCGTAAACTCGTGAAGTATTTCGTCAGCAGGAAGTTCACGATCGTTTCCGGTTTGGCGCGAGGAATCGACACGGAGGTTCACAAGACGGCTCTCGAGGAGAAGGGAAGCACCATCGCCGTAATAGGCACCCCCCTCTCCGAGGCGTATCCGAAGGGAAACGCCGACCTACAGGAACAGATCGCCAGAGAACAATTACTGATCAGTCAGGTCCCGGTATGCCGGTACAACGAGCAGGGACCAACCGTCAACCGGACATTCTTCCCGGAGCGCAACATCACCATGTCGGCACTGACGAAGGCCACGATCATCGTAGAGGCAGGAGAAACGTCCGGGACCCTGACTCAGGCGAGAGCCGCGCTCCATCAGAAGAGAAAATTGTTCATCCTCGATTCCTGCTTCCAGGACGAACGCCTGACGTGGCCGCGCAAATACGAAGAGCGAGGAGCCGTTCGGGTGCGCAACTATGACGACATCGAGCGGCACCTTGGGGCTTAGATTCACGAAAATCGACGACCTCAAAAGACCCGATCATTTTTATCTGACGGCCGAAGATGAGTGTTTCTTCCTTAGGGAGTACACCGCCCGGGCCGGTTTCGGCCACAGCGAAACAAACGATCTCATCCAAAACTTCAAGAAATCTCCCGATAGAAAAGGACTGCCTGAGTGGTATTACAAGGAAAGAGATCTTCGGCGAATTGCGCTCGAATTTCGACAGGCGATGGGAGAGAAATGGATCTCGCTATGGACACTCGTACCAATCCCCCCTTCCAAGTGCAGGACCGATCCAATGTACGACGACCGACTATTACGTATGCTCCTCGAAATGACGATTGGAATCCGCTCGGATATCCGAGAACTCATTCATCAAACGAAGAGCGTGGCCGCCGCTCACGAGAGCGACGACAGGCCGAGCCCCGATGAGATTGAACGTTTCTACAAAGTAGACGAAGGGGTTGCTGAACCCACACCGAAATCCATCGCATTAGTCGATGACGTGCTCACGACCGGGTCTCACTTCAAGGCGGCCAAGAGGGTCTTGAGTGATAGATTTCCCAAAGCACGGATAATCGGGGTTTTCATTGCGAGGAGGGTTCCGGAGCCATTATTTTGAGTTGCCCCCTCTCAGGGATCTCCTTCGCCCTCCTTTTCGTCCTCCTCCGGTTTGTCAATCTCCCGAAAGAACAGATCGTCGATCACCAGTTCCACCACCTGATCTTCTGCGAGGCCGTCTTTTATCAGGCGTTTCGTCATCTCGATTGCCTGATCCTCGCGGTATTCGAGATACTGATCCAACGTCCCCTTTTCCTTCAACGACGCCAGTAGATCCGGCCGGCACCATTTGAGGTTCTCCAGAAACTGATCCTTCCAGGACTGGAGCATCGGATCCTCCTTTCCATTTACGAAAAGAGCGTGCCTCTCGGTTTTGGCCCCTACCGTTCAGTGGCGGAAAGCATCGGGAACGCCGCCGCCGTAAAGTGCTCTGGTAGTGATTCTGCTATAAACTTTTGTTATGCCATGGCGACGCGCTCTGCAAATTGTCGGGCTTTTTCGGACAGGAGCAGGATTTCCTCGTTCGAGACGAAGCGTTCCACGACAGACCGGTATTCGTCCAGGGCTCTCCTAAGCGCACCAATTTCGACCGCGCTCGCCTCAAGATTCAATGCGCCATTATCTTCGGCACCGAGCATCATAGATATTAACCTTGCCTTGTCTTCCTGGGTCTCTTGCTGAGGGAACATGTTCCTAAAGAAGAGGGCGGCACCGATTCCATGGAGGGTCACTGCACGATCCATTTTGTAGCCAACGATCGTCCCTATCTTGCACTGTAGGTCAGGATTGATCACCGCGATATGATCCTGGCCAAAGATTAGTCCCTGCAAAACGTATAACCGGTGACCTTGCCTTCTCAGTATGGCGTCCCATTCCTCAATGGTCTTGACTGCCTCACCGGACTCCATATCCCGAATCTTCGAGGTCGGATCAATACCGGCAATCTCCAGGAGTTTTTCACCGTCATCTACGCATCCCTTTAAAAGGAAATATGCTCGTAAGAGTCCAAGAACGATCTCCTTTCGTTTTCGGCCATCCCTGATCTTACGGAAGTCGCTGAGCCCAGATCGTATTAGATCAACTATGGCTTTTAGTGCTGAGAACATCGCTCTTCCTGGTTTGTATTAATAGGCGGCATTGTGATTATCCCCCTGCCTTTCCACTTGGATCCTTCTTGTCCTGCGCCTCTCACTCCTTCTGACCCTTCCCCTTCTTTTTCCTTCCATCCCTCGGCCGCGTGGTGCGTCGTGCAGGTGAAGGGCGAGCGGCGGGAGCCAATGGCGATGTGATCCTTCCGTATCGCTCAAAAAGAAACGCCACGCGCTCCGCTTCCGTGGCGAATGCCCTACGGCCATAGGCGGCATCCACAGCGGCATCGAGGATACGGTGCGCCTGCACCAAATCCGGAGGGGTTGCCACAGGATCATACAAATCGGCAAGCGTAGCCCCGGGATGACCCCTGCGTGCATCCAATATGACTTGTGCCCCCTCCTCGATTTTCCTCCTCTGTGCATCCGTCGGTTCCGGCCAGGGGAAGTTGTTGTAGACGATTCCGGCGGAATAGCGGTAATCGCTTTTTAGTCTGCCGCATACCGATCGCACCCATGCCATGTGCATCGTCGACGAAAGGATTCCGAAGTGGTACAGCGTGGCGTGGGGAACAATTAAGACGAGGTTACTGGCAAGCGTTTGGGGTTCAATGAATCCGATAGGGATAAAAAAGCGACGTTCGGAGGAAACCGAGGGGATAAGGAGGAACAAATCGTCCGGCATGTTCTCGACGTGAAACCGCGTCGGAGTCCCGGCGAGTTTTCTGGTCGGTGCGCTCTTACTGGCCAAGCGGTAGGTACGGACCGCCTCGATCCGCTTCATCGCTTCGGGCATACGCCGCAGTTCCTCAGGCGGGCAATCGCCAAGCCACAGGCACCACCGTTCCCATCCGTTAATAAACTCGTCGGCACCAAGCCATCGACGGAAATAAGGACTCGCCCCCGGCTCCTTCGCCAGGAATTCCGCTTTCTGCTCGGTGGTAAACAGGTAGTGCCCGCCGTCGATCGGCTTGTTTCCTATACCGATCTCCGGTACAGCGCAGATCGGCTTCTGACGGTTCGTAAGGACAACGTTCGGAGCATCGACAAGGTACGGATTGACGTTTGCCGCCCGGATCTCGTGGGGCTCCGACTTCACTGTCTCGTAATCGTAGATCCGTTTCTCCGGTTCATCCTGCAAGGCAAAGCCGACGATGACGCAGTGCACCGCCGCTTTACCCCGCGCTTCCGAGGTCCATTGGAAGGTGCGGTGGCCGAAGTTGATCCGAACGCCGCACGAAAGCAGATCCTTCCAGAGAACGCCTACCTGCTCCCCCTGCGTGATGGAGTTGGTTGAGACGAAGGCGGCGCGGATGGCGGGATTCTCCGCCATGTATTCCGTGGCTTTCCGGTACCAACAAGTCACGTAATCG is a window encoding:
- a CDS encoding helix-turn-helix domain-containing protein, which gives rise to MPYLLTTNEVARRLSVVPLTIYRLTKRGLLRPRRIGRLLRFEEADVERFLREETTHGLGKGDAA
- a CDS encoding DnaB-like helicase C-terminal domain-containing protein, whose amino-acid sequence is MSIAREFIGRLLLAPPDEVIAAFEAVSPADITDSRLRRIYSGALASWKAHGMIQTSDLFSDPGDKDLVCALVVEVPSVLSLPELVPKIQREGRVAQVKGLAEEISRQEDPDTALQLADLRVSELLSKAVEKDNSPPAVWAKVQEKAQRNRGKGSIGFPTPFRELTRKTSGFIPGHLWILGGYTSHGKSFVGTEFVYHLIQKGGRPIIFSTEMTVEATLLRIAARHSRIPSQRILLADMLEWNHKAVDEAFALMAASGLKVYDDVYTVDQMRLKAKRDKAYWENRLDLVVVDFVQNILGEGSVYERMSRVAIELQRMAKDLDTCVVAMSQISNESARNDSDLLGYKGAGEIAAAADVGLWIKRDGEKLDLLIRKHRHGETGKIHLQFEENFTRLTEVSGSNALLQTSNR
- a CDS encoding DNA-processing protein DprA, yielding MRETSGQLALDAEDFVTRAISPLTELGAYEALWDEPSATFKTIADLFRKKPGAVPSDFVSNGKAKEYAEKAVGYFSKAGIKSFGIRVHGAGEYPNQLRDARHPVELLYYRGWWELVETPCVSIVGTRNPTEEGKARARKLVKYFVSRKFTIVSGLARGIDTEVHKTALEEKGSTIAVIGTPLSEAYPKGNADLQEQIAREQLLISQVPVCRYNEQGPTVNRTFFPERNITMSALTKATIIVEAGETSGTLTQARAALHQKRKLFILDSCFQDERLTWPRKYEERGAVRVRNYDDIERHLGA